A window of Clostridia bacterium contains these coding sequences:
- the coaD gene encoding pantetheine-phosphate adenylyltransferase, whose protein sequence is MKIGVYPGSFDPVTNGHIDIIKRSTKIFDKLIVGVINNPNKSPLFTMEERIDMISKSVKQQNLKDIEVKGFDGLLVDFMRQNNANIIVKGLRAVSDFEYEFQMALMNRKLDNEIETIFMMTSKEYSYLSSSMIKEVGSLNGCIKGLVPDVVLKTILNKLR, encoded by the coding sequence ATGAAGATAGGAGTTTATCCGGGGAGTTTTGACCCGGTTACAAATGGTCATATAGATATAATTAAAAGATCAACAAAAATATTTGATAAGCTGATAGTAGGAGTGATTAATAACCCTAATAAATCACCTCTTTTTACTATGGAAGAACGAATAGATATGATAAGCAAGAGTGTTAAACAACAGAATCTAAAGGATATTGAGGTGAAAGGTTTTGATGGACTTCTAGTGGACTTTATGCGACAAAACAATGCTAATATCATTGTAAAAGGATTGAGAGCCGTTTCGGATTTTGAGTATGAATTTCAAATGGCTTTAATGAATAGAAAATTGGATAATGAGATAGAAACCATATTTATGATGACCAGCAAAGAATATTCATATTTAAGTTCTAGCATGATAAAAGAAGTAGGAAGTTTAAATGGTTGCATAAAAGGATTGGTACCCGATGTCGTTTTAAAAACTATTTTAAATAAATTGCGATAG